One Dokdonia sp. Dokd-P16 genomic window carries:
- a CDS encoding BlaI/MecI/CopY family transcriptional regulator encodes MKQLTKAEEEVMQLLWIAQKANVATLIEQMPAPKPAYNTISTIIRILENKGFVGHEKEGRGYLYYPLVTKEVYSNDSMHKMMDNYFNGSFKSMVSFFVKKNDVGVQDLEAILKEINKNE; translated from the coding sequence ATGAAACAACTTACTAAGGCTGAAGAAGAGGTGATGCAACTATTGTGGATAGCCCAAAAAGCAAATGTGGCAACACTCATTGAGCAAATGCCAGCGCCAAAACCTGCATATAATACCATTTCAACCATCATAAGAATTTTAGAAAACAAGGGTTTTGTAGGTCATGAGAAAGAAGGAAGAGGCTATCTCTATTATCCACTAGTTACAAAAGAGGTATACAGTAATGACTCCATGCACAAAATGATGGATAATTACTTTAATGGTAGTTTTAAGAGTATGGTGAGCTTCTTTGTAAAGAAGAATGACGTAGGTGTTCAGGACCTCGAAGCGATCCTAAAAGAAATCAATAAAAACGAATAG
- a CDS encoding OmpA family protein, with protein MMKNIICFCLSLLFLGVLTVNAQEGKIDKADKKFDQYAFVDARKIYLEVAEKGYKSADLFQKIADSYYFNAKYVEAEVWYNKLVSNYAEEIKPEYYFRFAQTLRALKSYDRADEMMAKFNEVNSDDLRAELFTEEPNYLSNIDYKKSKYTIEDIRSINSRYSDFAPTEYEGKLIFASSRDTGGATKKIHKWNNEPFLDLYESKVGSSSGSYTKPKAFSRELNSKFHESTTAFTKDGNTVYFTRNNFNKGNYRKSKNGTNKLKIYKSKKANGKWSTPVEMPFNSDEYSTAHPTLNADDSKLYFASDMPGTVGLSDIWVATVNETDSVGTPINLGRPINTEGRETFPFMSSKGVLYFGSDGHPGFGGLDVFATTPRTNSSEKEVISNIGEPINSSFDDFTFILNEDTQVGYFASNRKRGMGSDDIYRFLKEEIPCDIKLVGVVTDKDSGNPIPEATVQLIDSEGTVIEAVQATAAGAYAFEATCVTQYVIRASKEEYSTAEAITTTPDVTGTLTNDLVLSLLQKPINVGDDLAKVLELNPIYFDFDRFNIRPDAALELEKVIAVMREYPTMVLDARSHTDSRGKDSYNLSLSDKRAKSTVAYIIEQGISSSRITGQGYGEKQPVNTCSNGVKCSEEEHQLNRRSEFIVISN; from the coding sequence ATGATGAAAAATATAATTTGTTTTTGCCTTAGCCTCCTATTCCTAGGAGTTCTTACAGTAAATGCTCAAGAAGGAAAAATTGATAAAGCAGATAAAAAGTTTGATCAATATGCCTTTGTAGATGCTAGAAAAATTTACCTAGAGGTTGCAGAGAAAGGATATAAATCTGCCGATCTTTTTCAAAAGATAGCAGATAGTTATTATTTCAATGCAAAGTACGTCGAAGCCGAAGTATGGTACAATAAGCTGGTAAGCAACTATGCAGAGGAGATAAAACCAGAATACTATTTTCGTTTTGCTCAAACACTACGTGCCCTTAAAAGCTATGACCGTGCAGATGAGATGATGGCTAAGTTTAATGAGGTTAATAGTGATGATTTAAGAGCAGAGCTTTTTACAGAAGAGCCTAACTATCTTAGCAATATCGATTATAAAAAAAGTAAGTATACCATAGAAGATATACGTAGTATTAATTCTAGATACTCAGATTTTGCTCCTACAGAATATGAAGGAAAACTCATATTTGCATCATCACGTGATACTGGTGGCGCAACAAAGAAAATTCACAAATGGAATAATGAACCGTTCTTAGACCTATATGAGTCTAAAGTTGGATCAAGTTCAGGATCTTACACTAAGCCTAAAGCGTTTAGTAGAGAACTAAATTCAAAATTTCACGAGAGTACTACAGCATTTACAAAAGACGGTAACACGGTATATTTTACTAGAAATAATTTCAATAAAGGAAATTACCGTAAATCAAAGAATGGAACAAATAAGCTTAAAATTTATAAGTCTAAAAAAGCAAATGGAAAATGGTCTACACCTGTAGAGATGCCATTTAACAGTGACGAGTACTCTACAGCACACCCTACGCTAAATGCAGATGATAGTAAACTATATTTTGCATCAGACATGCCTGGAACTGTAGGACTTTCGGATATATGGGTTGCAACAGTAAATGAAACAGATTCTGTAGGAACACCTATAAACTTAGGAAGACCTATAAATACAGAGGGAAGAGAGACTTTTCCATTCATGAGCTCAAAGGGAGTATTGTACTTTGGATCAGACGGCCATCCAGGTTTTGGAGGTCTTGATGTATTTGCAACAACACCTAGAACAAATAGTAGTGAAAAAGAAGTTATTAGCAATATAGGTGAGCCTATTAATAGTTCTTTTGATGACTTTACTTTTATATTAAATGAGGATACGCAAGTAGGTTACTTTGCTTCAAACCGTAAGCGCGGTATGGGAAGTGATGATATTTACAGGTTCTTGAAAGAAGAAATACCTTGTGATATTAAACTAGTTGGTGTGGTTACAGATAAAGATAGCGGCAACCCTATTCCAGAAGCAACAGTGCAGCTTATAGATAGTGAAGGTACGGTAATTGAGGCGGTTCAAGCAACAGCTGCAGGAGCTTATGCATTTGAGGCAACATGTGTTACGCAGTATGTTATACGTGCTTCAAAAGAAGAATATAGTACTGCAGAGGCTATAACTACAACTCCAGATGTAACTGGGACACTTACAAACGACTTAGTGTTGAGCCTTCTCCAAAAACCAATCAATGTAGGTGATGATCTTGCAAAGGTTTTGGAACTTAATCCAATCTATTTCGATTTTGATCGTTTTAATATTCGTCCAGACGCTGCGCTAGAATTAGAAAAAGTTATAGCAGTGATGCGTGAGTATCCTACCATGGTTTTAGATGCGAGATCTCATACGGACAGTAGAGGTAAGGATTCTTATAACCTAAGCTTGTCAGATAAGCGTGCAAAATCGACAGTGGCATATATTATTGAACAAGGCATAAGCTCTTCTAGAATCACCGGACAGGGATATGGAGAAAAGCAACCAGTAAATACATGTTCTAATGGAGTTAAGTGTTCAGAAGAAGAGCATCAACTTAATAGACGTTCAGAGTTTATAGTGATTAGTAACTAA
- a CDS encoding type IX secretion system membrane protein PorP/SprF, protein MKNIILTVAFLAILVLSTFTLTAQQDPQYTQYMYNTVAINPAYAGNRGVTSIVGLHRSQWVGLEGAPRTQSLSIHSPIGEGKVGLGLSIVNDALGPAQETYIGADFSYTINTSNSGKLSFGLKAGGHVLDVDFSKLTLFDVTDPRFSQNIDNKISPIIGAGLYYHTDRFYAGLSAPNLIQTEHFDESNNSNSASFIAEERINYYGIMGYTFDINDQLKFKPSTLVKLVAGAPLQVDLTANFLVMEKLHLGAAYRWSAALSGLVGFQVSDSMLIGLAYDRESTDLGETVYNDGSFEVFLRFELFNEYDRMLTPRFF, encoded by the coding sequence ATGAAAAATATAATATTAACAGTTGCTTTCTTAGCAATACTAGTACTAAGTACATTTACGCTAACTGCACAACAAGACCCGCAGTATACTCAGTATATGTACAATACAGTTGCTATAAATCCAGCTTATGCTGGAAATAGAGGTGTTACGAGTATTGTTGGACTTCATAGAAGTCAGTGGGTAGGTCTTGAAGGCGCTCCTAGAACCCAAAGTTTAAGTATTCACTCACCTATAGGTGAAGGTAAAGTAGGGTTAGGATTATCTATAGTAAATGATGCACTAGGACCAGCTCAAGAAACGTATATTGGTGCAGACTTTAGCTACACGATAAATACTTCAAATTCAGGAAAATTAAGTTTTGGATTAAAGGCAGGAGGTCATGTTTTAGATGTAGACTTTTCTAAATTGACATTGTTTGATGTTACAGATCCTAGATTTTCTCAAAATATAGATAATAAAATTTCTCCCATAATTGGTGCTGGATTATATTACCATACGGATAGATTTTATGCGGGATTGAGTGCGCCTAATCTAATTCAAACCGAGCATTTTGATGAAAGTAATAATAGTAATTCCGCTAGCTTTATTGCAGAAGAGCGTATTAACTATTATGGAATAATGGGCTATACTTTTGATATAAACGATCAGCTTAAATTTAAGCCTAGTACGCTCGTAAAATTAGTTGCAGGTGCGCCATTGCAGGTTGATCTTACAGCAAATTTTCTAGTAATGGAAAAGTTACACTTAGGAGCAGCTTATAGATGGAGCGCAGCTTTAAGTGGTCTTGTAGGTTTTCAAGTGTCAGATAGTATGCTTATCGGTCTTGCTTATGATCGTGAGAGTACAGACCTTGGAGAAACTGTTTACAATGATGGAAGTTTCGAAGTTTTTCTTCGTTTTGAACTCTTTAATGAGTATGATAGAATGCTTACCCCTAGATTCTTTTAA